Proteins from one Pyrobaculum neutrophilum V24Sta genomic window:
- the thsB gene encoding thermosome subunit beta, whose translation MSQAVLTQIGGVPVLVLKEGTQRAFGKEALRLNIMIARAISEVMRTTLGPKGMDKMLIDSLGDITITNDGATILDEMDVQHPIAKLLVEISKSQEEEAGDGTTSAVVLAGALLEEAEKLLDKNIHPTVIVSGFKKALDVATEHLRKVAVPVNRNDADTLKKIAMTSMGGKISETVKEYFADLAVKAVLQVAEARDGKYYVDLDNIQIVKKHGASLLDTQLVYGVIVDKEVVHAAMPKRVVNAKIALLDAPLEVEKPEIDAEIRISDPLQMKAFLEEEEKILKGYVDKLKALGVTALFTTKGIDDIAQYYLAKAGILAVRRVKRSDIEKLVRATGGRLVTSIEDLTEADLGFAGLVEERRVGDEKMVFVEQCKNPRAVSILVRGGFERLVDEAERNLDDALSVVADVVEEPYILPAGGAAEIEAAKAVRAFATKVGGREQYAVEAFARALEAIPKALAENAGLDPIDILTELTHKHEQADGWKYGLDVYQGKVVDMAALGLIEPLTVKLNALKVAVEAASMILRIDEIIAASKLEKEEKKEEGKKEESD comes from the coding sequence ATGAGCCAGGCGGTGTTAACCCAGATAGGCGGCGTGCCAGTGCTAGTGTTGAAGGAGGGCACGCAGAGGGCTTTCGGCAAGGAGGCGCTCAGGCTTAACATAATGATAGCCAGAGCAATTTCCGAGGTAATGAGGACGACGCTGGGTCCAAAGGGTATGGACAAAATGCTCATCGACTCCCTCGGCGATATAACGATCACGAACGACGGCGCGACGATCTTAGACGAGATGGACGTACAACACCCCATAGCGAAGCTGCTCGTAGAGATCTCGAAGTCTCAGGAAGAGGAGGCTGGAGATGGCACCACGTCGGCGGTTGTCCTCGCCGGGGCTCTCCTCGAGGAGGCTGAAAAGCTTCTCGATAAGAACATCCACCCGACGGTGATAGTAAGCGGATTTAAGAAGGCGCTTGACGTGGCGACTGAGCACCTACGCAAGGTCGCCGTCCCCGTGAACAGAAACGACGCCGATACCCTGAAGAAGATCGCGATGACGTCCATGGGAGGCAAAATATCCGAAACTGTGAAGGAGTACTTCGCCGACTTGGCCGTGAAGGCGGTGCTCCAGGTCGCCGAGGCCAGAGATGGGAAATACTACGTCGACCTTGACAACATCCAGATAGTGAAGAAGCACGGCGCTTCGCTCCTCGACACACAGCTGGTATACGGCGTTATCGTGGATAAGGAGGTCGTCCACGCCGCCATGCCTAAACGCGTGGTAAACGCCAAGATAGCGCTACTTGACGCCCCGTTGGAGGTGGAGAAGCCTGAGATAGACGCCGAGATTAGAATAAGCGACCCGCTTCAGATGAAGGCCTTCCTTGAGGAGGAGGAGAAGATCCTGAAGGGGTATGTGGACAAGCTCAAGGCTTTAGGCGTAACCGCTCTGTTTACCACCAAGGGCATAGACGACATCGCGCAGTACTACCTAGCCAAGGCGGGTATTCTCGCCGTGAGGAGGGTCAAGCGTAGCGACATAGAGAAGCTCGTCAGAGCAACGGGAGGGAGACTTGTCACAAGCATTGAGGATCTCACCGAGGCCGACTTGGGCTTCGCCGGGCTTGTCGAGGAGAGGCGCGTCGGCGATGAGAAGATGGTGTTTGTTGAGCAGTGCAAGAACCCGAGGGCCGTCTCCATACTTGTGAGAGGCGGCTTCGAGAGGCTTGTGGACGAGGCCGAGAGAAACCTCGACGATGCGCTCTCCGTCGTGGCCGACGTCGTGGAAGAGCCATACATACTACCCGCCGGAGGAGCCGCCGAGATCGAAGCTGCTAAGGCGGTGAGGGCCTTCGCCACAAAGGTGGGTGGGAGAGAGCAGTACGCGGTTGAGGCCTTCGCAAGAGCTCTTGAGGCTATACCGAAGGCCCTCGCCGAGAACGCAGGTCTCGACCCCATCGACATATTGACTGAGCTCACACACAAGCACGAGCAGGCCGACGGCTGGAAGTACGGCCTCGACGTGTACCAAGGCAAGGTGGTAGACATGGCGGCGCTTGGCCTCATAGAGCCTCTGACAGTTAAGCTCAACGCTCTAAAGGTAGCGGTAGAGGCTGCGTCGATGATCCTCAGGATCGACGAGATTATAGCCGCATCTAAGCTAGAGAAGGAGGAGAAGAAGGAGGAGGGAAAGAAGGAGGAATCTGACTAG